In Kordia antarctica, the following proteins share a genomic window:
- a CDS encoding SulP family inorganic anion transporter, whose protein sequence is MSPKKNTFKDFLKALPKNIFSGFVVSLIALPLGLGLAMASEAPPISGIIAAVVGGFVVSILGGSYVTITGPGNGLVGVLLIAITALGINDAYGAIICSGALLLVLGFLRLGKLADFFPSSAIQGMLAAIGLIILAKSMHIMLGNDGFEGVPVSIGSFTLFEKGSVLALLFGIPKTIIGLFSYEDAGLTYAALAGIFSLIIMVFYPKIRNKYLQLVPAPMWIVIISIAFSYYYEMVLNLPNPIAASAMIPAIPSFNEVITDLPTISFSKVGQLGFWSSVFALTLISSIESLLSIKAVDKLDPEKRRSNVNKDLKALGLATIGSGFLGGLNVVTVIARSSVNVNNGGSNRSANFFHAFFLILFILLFSTQLTRIPLPALMAILVYTGYKLASPKLVNKMFSIGKEQLIIFFVTLLTTLKVGLITGIAVGVFTTFIIHIIINKRFSIFVRNLLKPNVLMFKEQDTSNDYFLSVKHFCSFLNYYKLKNKLDAIPEDKDVIVDFSMCEFVDHTVMENLNDYQEIFEKRGGHFEVIGLDMHGTDSKHPFALRRILPIPNLLSNLTRRQKTIEELAEDYCLSYESNKNKNIHFLEDFLFFRTKKINHTYNQLSDESSSVRLFDLEFSEGEFIAKEVVRTTMMYVELDHEIPEFTLDREGFLEKVYAFAGFQDIPIDNHTDFSKRFYLLGEDVQAIQTFFNDDLVHFFESNPYYHVESNGKALLIFGKERLANIKEIKVILDFGKRLEKVVQ, encoded by the coding sequence ATGAGTCCTAAAAAAAACACCTTTAAAGATTTTCTAAAAGCATTGCCAAAAAATATATTTTCTGGTTTTGTGGTAAGTCTTATTGCGCTTCCGCTAGGTTTAGGACTTGCAATGGCAAGTGAAGCGCCACCAATTTCAGGAATTATTGCCGCAGTTGTTGGTGGATTTGTCGTGTCGATTTTAGGTGGAAGTTATGTGACTATTACAGGTCCTGGAAATGGATTGGTTGGTGTATTATTAATCGCAATAACTGCGTTAGGAATTAATGATGCGTATGGCGCAATTATTTGTTCGGGCGCACTATTGTTGGTCTTAGGATTTTTGCGACTCGGAAAACTTGCCGACTTTTTTCCTTCGTCCGCAATTCAAGGAATGTTAGCCGCCATTGGATTGATTATTTTGGCAAAATCCATGCATATAATGTTGGGAAATGATGGATTTGAAGGCGTTCCTGTAAGTATTGGTTCGTTTACATTATTTGAAAAAGGAAGCGTTTTGGCGTTACTCTTTGGTATTCCTAAGACGATTATTGGATTGTTTTCTTATGAAGATGCTGGCTTAACGTATGCCGCTTTGGCGGGAATTTTTAGCTTGATTATTATGGTTTTCTATCCGAAAATCAGAAATAAATATTTACAATTAGTGCCAGCACCAATGTGGATTGTAATTATCTCTATTGCATTTAGTTACTATTACGAAATGGTATTAAATTTACCAAATCCGATTGCTGCAAGCGCGATGATTCCGGCAATTCCGAGTTTCAATGAAGTCATCACAGATTTGCCAACAATTAGCTTTTCGAAAGTGGGACAACTAGGTTTTTGGTCAAGTGTGTTTGCTTTGACACTAATTTCAAGTATTGAATCGTTATTAAGTATCAAAGCCGTTGATAAATTGGATCCTGAAAAGAGACGATCAAACGTAAATAAAGATTTAAAAGCATTAGGTTTAGCAACAATTGGAAGCGGGTTTTTAGGCGGATTGAATGTTGTAACCGTAATTGCGAGAAGCTCTGTAAATGTAAATAATGGCGGAAGTAATCGATCGGCAAACTTCTTTCATGCATTCTTTTTGATTCTGTTTATTTTACTGTTCAGCACACAATTGACGCGAATTCCATTGCCAGCATTAATGGCAATTTTGGTGTATACAGGTTACAAATTAGCTTCGCCAAAGCTTGTAAATAAGATGTTTTCTATTGGAAAAGAACAACTAATTATCTTTTTTGTAACGTTATTAACAACTTTAAAAGTTGGATTGATTACTGGAATTGCCGTTGGTGTTTTTACAACATTTATCATTCATATTATCATTAACAAACGTTTTTCAATATTTGTTCGAAACTTGTTGAAACCGAACGTATTAATGTTTAAAGAACAAGATACGAGTAATGATTATTTCTTAAGTGTGAAGCATTTTTGTAGCTTCTTAAACTATTATAAATTAAAAAACAAGTTAGACGCCATTCCTGAAGATAAAGATGTAATTGTCGATTTTTCTATGTGTGAATTTGTAGATCATACCGTGATGGAAAACCTCAACGATTACCAAGAAATATTTGAAAAACGTGGCGGACATTTTGAAGTCATCGGACTCGATATGCACGGAACAGATTCTAAACATCCGTTTGCATTGCGACGTATTTTGCCGATTCCGAACTTACTATCAAACTTAACTAGAAGGCAAAAAACGATTGAAGAGTTGGCAGAAGATTACTGCTTGAGTTACGAATCTAACAAAAATAAGAATATTCATTTTTTAGAAGATTTTTTATTCTTTCGAACCAAAAAAATAAATCATACCTACAATCAACTATCTGACGAAAGTAGTTCTGTTCGGTTATTTGATTTGGAATTTTCAGAAGGAGAATTCATTGCAAAAGAGGTCGTTCGTACGACAATGATGTATGTTGAATTGGATCATGAAATTCCTGAATTTACACTTGATCGCGAAGGATTTTTAGAAAAAGTATATGCTTTCGCGGGATTTCAAGATATTCCTATTGACAATCACACCGATTTCTCCAAACGTTTCTACTTATTGGGCGAAGATGTACAAGCAATTCAAACATTTTTCAATGATGATTTGGTTCATTTCTTTGAGAGCAATCCGTATTATCATGTAGAATCGAACGGAAAAGCGTTATTGATTTTCGGTAAAGAACGTTTGGCAAATATCAAGGAAATCAAAGTTATTTTAGATTTTGGAAAGCGTTTGGAAAAGGTGGTTCAGTAA
- a CDS encoding HAD domain-containing protein, with protein MLIYLDIDGVMVPANSWRKPEILEGGFPNFSSKAIDSLNRIISISSADIMLTTSHKFKYSLHEWEEMFERRNVCINKISRLPENIEYLNRKKELLRWFENNDVDDEFIIIDDDKSLNGLPNYLKNKLIQTNASVGLTDFLADEVIDKIKKLEYVIA; from the coding sequence ATGTTAATTTACTTAGACATAGATGGAGTAATGGTTCCTGCTAATTCTTGGAGAAAACCTGAAATATTAGAAGGTGGTTTCCCTAATTTTAGTTCAAAGGCAATTGATTCACTTAATAGAATAATTTCTATTTCAAGTGCTGACATTATGTTGACTACTTCGCATAAGTTTAAATATTCACTGCATGAATGGGAAGAAATGTTTGAGCGGAGAAATGTTTGCATAAATAAGATATCTAGACTTCCTGAAAATATTGAGTACTTGAACAGAAAAAAAGAACTTTTACGTTGGTTTGAAAATAATGATGTGGACGATGAATTTATTATCATTGATGATGATAAATCTCTAAACGGATTGCCAAACTATTTGAAAAATAAATTAATACAAACAAATGCATCAGTTGGTCTGACAGATTTTTTAGCAGATGAAGTTATAGATAAAATTAAGAAATTAGAATATGTAATAGCTTAA
- a CDS encoding MBL fold metallo-hydrolase encodes MKLYPIAAGNFKLDGGAMFGVVPKSLWQRTNPADAHNMIDVAARCLLIEDGNRLILVDTGMGNKQTDKFYGYYHLWGDDSLEKSLKTYGFHKDDITDVFMTHLHFDHCGGSIQFNKDKTGYEPAFKNARFWSNENHWQWATIPNRREKASFLTENIIPMQESGQLNFIAQPELDIVTKSALGFDVFFANGHTEKQMIPMIHYNGKTICFMADLLPTVGHLPIPFVMGYDTRPLLSLDEKEKFLKMAADHNYYLFLEHDAHHEIITVKHTEKGVRLNEVFTCKDIF; translated from the coding sequence ATGAAGCTTTATCCTATTGCAGCTGGAAATTTCAAATTAGATGGTGGCGCTATGTTTGGCGTCGTTCCAAAATCGTTGTGGCAACGCACAAATCCGGCAGATGCACATAACATGATTGATGTTGCAGCACGCTGTTTGTTAATTGAAGATGGAAATCGATTAATTCTTGTCGATACAGGCATGGGAAATAAACAAACCGATAAATTTTACGGCTATTACCATCTTTGGGGCGACGATTCTCTTGAAAAATCATTAAAAACATATGGTTTTCATAAAGATGATATTACGGACGTTTTTATGACACATTTGCATTTTGATCATTGTGGCGGAAGTATTCAGTTTAATAAAGACAAAACTGGCTACGAACCTGCGTTTAAAAATGCACGTTTCTGGAGCAATGAAAATCACTGGCAATGGGCAACTATTCCAAACCGACGCGAAAAAGCTTCTTTCCTAACGGAAAATATTATTCCAATGCAGGAAAGTGGTCAACTCAACTTTATTGCGCAACCAGAACTTGATATTGTAACAAAATCTGCGCTTGGTTTTGATGTGTTTTTCGCAAATGGACATACAGAAAAACAAATGATTCCAATGATTCATTACAACGGAAAAACCATTTGTTTTATGGCAGATTTGTTACCAACCGTCGGACATTTGCCAATTCCATTTGTCATGGGTTACGACACACGACCTTTATTAAGCTTAGATGAAAAAGAAAAATTTCTAAAAATGGCGGCAGATCATAACTATTATTTATTTTTAGAACACGATGCACATCACGAAATTATCACCGTAAAACACACAGAAAAAGGAGTACGGCTCAACGAAGTATTTACTTGTAAAGACATATTTTAA
- a CDS encoding S8 family peptidase — protein MKFIKPSIFVASLLLLVGCGSTAPILSTPIENIDLTPIKERTLTEKELQVWGHKDLVTDTIPGMSVDKAYAEIIKGKKGKKIIVAVLDSGIDIDHEDLDDVIWTNTKEIPNNGKDDDKNGYVDDIHGWNFVGDSYNENLEITRIVKKGTSHPEYTKAKAELDKKYAEKTALKPQMESLLQQVNQVHEALTKHFKKSNYTKEEVNTIKNPSEELAQYIGAAKYFFSINPKNNTLEEFSKELKNYIEEGITDYLNYHLNTNFNGRTPVGDNPYDITDTNYGNGNVKHVKKSEMHGTHVAGIIAAERNNGKGVNGVANNVAIMAVRMVPNGDEYDKDVALAIRYAVDNGAQIINASFGKYYSPNSEWVRDAIAYAGKNNVLIVKGSGNENTDLDTINVYPNDQINNGVEIADNFISVGALDNKYGSQMIADYSNYGKINVDIFAPGSDIYSTSPENEYVAIDGTSMASPGVAGVAALVWSQYPKLTAAQVKQIIMQSGLPISRNVIIDQSKGAMQFSKSSRSGKIVNAYNALILADKVSRGQVKL, from the coding sequence ATGAAATTCATAAAACCCTCAATTTTTGTTGCTTCACTACTCCTATTAGTCGGTTGCGGAAGTACAGCTCCTATTTTATCGACTCCAATCGAAAACATAGATTTAACGCCTATAAAAGAGCGTACACTTACTGAAAAAGAACTCCAAGTTTGGGGACACAAAGATTTGGTGACAGACACCATTCCTGGAATGAGTGTTGATAAAGCATACGCAGAAATCATCAAAGGAAAAAAAGGGAAGAAAATAATTGTTGCCGTATTAGATTCTGGAATCGATATCGATCATGAAGATTTAGACGACGTAATTTGGACCAATACTAAGGAAATTCCCAACAATGGAAAAGATGATGATAAAAACGGATATGTTGACGACATTCACGGTTGGAATTTTGTAGGTGATTCATACAACGAAAACCTTGAGATAACACGTATTGTAAAAAAAGGTACGAGTCATCCTGAATATACGAAAGCGAAAGCTGAACTTGATAAAAAATACGCTGAAAAAACGGCACTAAAACCACAGATGGAAAGCCTATTACAGCAAGTAAATCAAGTGCATGAAGCATTAACCAAACATTTCAAAAAAAGTAATTATACAAAAGAAGAGGTAAATACTATAAAAAATCCGAGTGAAGAATTAGCGCAATACATCGGAGCTGCAAAATACTTTTTTAGTATAAATCCAAAAAATAACACGCTAGAAGAGTTTTCAAAAGAACTTAAAAATTACATTGAAGAAGGTATAACTGATTATTTAAACTATCACCTAAATACAAACTTCAACGGACGAACGCCTGTTGGCGATAATCCTTATGATATTACCGATACCAATTACGGAAACGGAAATGTAAAACACGTTAAGAAAAGTGAAATGCATGGAACGCACGTTGCTGGAATTATCGCTGCCGAACGTAACAATGGAAAAGGTGTAAATGGTGTTGCTAACAATGTAGCCATCATGGCTGTGAGAATGGTTCCAAATGGAGACGAATACGATAAAGATGTTGCCTTGGCAATCAGATATGCTGTTGACAACGGCGCACAAATTATCAATGCAAGTTTTGGTAAATACTATTCTCCTAATTCAGAATGGGTTCGGGATGCTATCGCTTACGCGGGAAAAAACAATGTATTAATTGTTAAAGGTTCTGGAAACGAAAACACAGATTTAGACACTATAAATGTATATCCAAACGATCAGATAAATAACGGTGTTGAAATAGCTGATAATTTTATTTCTGTTGGCGCACTAGATAACAAATACGGTTCGCAAATGATTGCAGATTATTCTAACTACGGAAAAATAAATGTAGATATTTTTGCACCTGGATCGGATATTTATTCTACATCTCCAGAAAATGAATATGTAGCTATTGATGGAACTTCTATGGCTTCACCTGGAGTTGCTGGAGTTGCGGCATTAGTTTGGTCACAATATCCAAAATTAACAGCAGCACAAGTGAAACAAATCATTATGCAATCTGGTCTTCCAATCAGCAGAAATGTTATTATAGATCAATCTAAAGGAGCAATGCAATTTTCAAAGTCATCACGATCAGGAAAAATTGTAAACGCTTATAACGCGCTTATTTTAGCAGATAAAGTAAGTAGAGGACAAGTAAAATTATAA
- a CDS encoding M1 family metallopeptidase, whose amino-acid sequence MKIFSKISILLLLAFVACKPQQETSSGSKNMTSYSTSSTYWQQHVDYKMSVDMNVNNYRYTGTQKLVYTNNSPDALDKVYYHLYFNAFQPGSEMDVRSRTISDPSPKIGSRISKLSDAEIGYLKVKSLMQNGQKVTYTTEGTILEVTLAKPIQPGKSATFDMNFDGQVPVQIRRSGRNNSEGVALSMTQWYPKMAEYDFEGWHTPPYIGREFHGVWGDFDVKITIDKKYVLGGTGYLQNPNEIGYGYETGTVKRPEGNTLMWHFNAPNVHDFTWAADPDYVHDTYKGENGVTLHFLYKNDPSIKENWKNLQPKTAEMLSYFNKHIGQYPYKQYSVIQGGDGGMEYAMCTLITGKRKFGSLVGVTSHELAHTWFQFLLATNESKHEWMDEGFTSYISDQCMNEIMNMNRENPYKGSYAAYLRLAKSGGEQPLTTHADRYDYNRAYGASAYGKGEVFLAQLEYVIGKENVEKTLKKYFNDFKFKHPTPNDIKRTAEKVSGIHLDWYLTDWAQTTNTIDYGVKEIKGNTIVLERIGRMPMPIDLTVNYTDGSSENFYIPLRMMRGEKPTKATKKADWAWAYPTYSLKASKTVKSVEIDPSQLMADINRGNNVARQ is encoded by the coding sequence ATGAAAATTTTCAGTAAAATAAGTATCCTACTCTTACTTGCTTTTGTGGCTTGCAAACCACAACAAGAAACTAGTAGTGGAAGTAAAAATATGACTTCGTACAGTACTTCTTCAACCTATTGGCAACAACACGTTGATTATAAAATGAGCGTTGACATGAACGTCAATAATTACCGATATACAGGCACGCAAAAGCTGGTTTACACTAACAATTCGCCTGACGCTTTAGACAAAGTGTATTATCATTTATACTTTAATGCGTTTCAACCAGGAAGTGAAATGGATGTTCGTTCAAGAACTATTTCTGATCCAAGTCCAAAAATTGGGAGTAGAATTAGTAAACTTTCTGATGCTGAAATTGGTTATTTAAAAGTGAAATCGCTTATGCAAAACGGACAAAAAGTAACCTACACTACTGAAGGAACTATTTTGGAAGTTACGCTCGCAAAACCTATTCAACCTGGAAAATCTGCAACGTTTGACATGAATTTTGATGGACAAGTTCCTGTTCAAATTCGCCGTTCTGGTCGAAATAACAGTGAAGGCGTTGCTTTATCTATGACACAATGGTATCCAAAAATGGCAGAATATGATTTTGAAGGTTGGCACACGCCACCATATATTGGAAGAGAGTTTCACGGCGTTTGGGGAGATTTTGATGTAAAAATTACGATTGATAAAAAGTATGTTCTCGGTGGAACTGGATATTTACAAAACCCAAATGAAATTGGATACGGTTACGAAACTGGAACTGTAAAAAGACCAGAAGGAAATACACTTATGTGGCATTTTAATGCGCCGAATGTACACGACTTTACTTGGGCAGCCGATCCTGATTATGTACACGATACATATAAAGGCGAAAACGGCGTAACTTTACATTTTCTTTATAAAAATGATCCTTCTATAAAAGAAAACTGGAAAAATTTACAGCCCAAAACTGCTGAAATGCTTTCGTATTTCAACAAACACATCGGACAATATCCGTACAAACAATATTCTGTAATTCAAGGTGGAGACGGCGGAATGGAATATGCAATGTGTACATTAATTACGGGAAAAAGAAAGTTTGGAAGTTTGGTTGGCGTTACATCACATGAATTGGCACATACTTGGTTTCAGTTTTTGTTAGCAACCAACGAATCAAAACATGAATGGATGGACGAAGGATTTACTTCATATATTTCTGATCAATGTATGAATGAAATCATGAATATGAATAGAGAAAACCCATATAAAGGTTCGTATGCTGCTTACTTAAGATTGGCAAAATCTGGAGGAGAACAACCATTAACAACGCATGCGGATCGGTATGATTATAACAGAGCTTATGGCGCTTCTGCTTACGGAAAAGGAGAAGTTTTCTTGGCACAATTAGAGTATGTGATTGGAAAGGAAAATGTGGAGAAAACGTTGAAAAAGTATTTTAACGATTTCAAATTTAAGCATCCAACACCAAATGATATCAAGCGAACTGCTGAGAAAGTTTCTGGAATTCATTTAGATTGGTATTTGACAGATTGGGCGCAAACAACCAATACAATTGATTACGGAGTGAAAGAAATTAAAGGAAATACTATTGTTTTGGAACGTATTGGAAGAATGCCAATGCCAATTGATTTGACTGTAAATTATACAGATGGATCAAGTGAAAACTTTTACATTCCATTACGCATGATGCGTGGCGAAAAGCCGACAAAAGCAACTAAAAAAGCTGATTGGGCTTGGGCATATCCAACGTATTCGTTAAAAGCTAGCAAAACTGTTAAAAGTGTAGAGATTGATCCTTCACAATTGATGGCTGATATTAATAGAGGTAATAATGTTGCTAGACAGTAA
- a CDS encoding LexA family transcriptional regulator, with the protein MEGIHEKIKEIIDHFRLNNNSFSKRIGVTSTTIDSITNGRPQSDGSRKRTKPGYDLLTSIINEFEINSDYLFGKSSQMFKSDKKEFQTYAGIPQVVAVNQDGEENVVYVPIKARAGYLDGYGDAGYIETLPSFSMPHLTNGTYRCFEVQGNSMVRTFFDGDLVFGKYVEDLSDVKDGRVYIIVSRNDGIVLKRVINRIEERGKLILKSDNKDGNYPTYTINAEEIMEVWYVSMFASKQMPEPVDVYDRLHDLESKIVLLENALQRKN; encoded by the coding sequence ATGGAAGGAATTCATGAAAAAATAAAAGAAATCATTGATCATTTTCGTTTGAATAACAATTCTTTTTCTAAAAGAATAGGAGTGACTAGCACAACTATTGATAGTATTACCAATGGTAGGCCGCAATCAGACGGTTCAAGGAAAAGAACAAAACCAGGCTACGATTTATTAACAAGTATTATCAATGAATTTGAAATAAATTCAGATTATTTATTTGGGAAAAGCTCGCAAATGTTTAAATCCGATAAAAAAGAATTTCAAACATATGCTGGAATTCCACAAGTTGTTGCCGTAAATCAAGATGGAGAAGAAAATGTTGTATATGTTCCTATCAAAGCCAGAGCCGGTTATTTAGATGGTTACGGAGACGCAGGTTATATAGAAACCTTGCCTTCATTTAGTATGCCGCATTTGACTAACGGAACGTATCGTTGTTTTGAAGTACAAGGAAATTCAATGGTACGCACATTTTTTGATGGCGATTTGGTTTTTGGAAAATATGTAGAAGATTTAAGCGATGTAAAAGATGGTCGTGTATATATTATAGTGAGTCGTAATGACGGAATTGTGCTGAAACGTGTCATTAATAGAATTGAAGAACGCGGAAAGCTCATTTTAAAATCGGACAATAAAGACGGAAACTATCCAACGTATACAATCAATGCAGAAGAAATTATGGAAGTTTGGTATGTATCAATGTTTGCATCCAAACAAATGCCAGAACCTGTAGATGTGTATGACCGTTTGCACGATTTAGAAAGTAAAATTGTATTGCTAGAAAATGCATTGCAACGAAAAAACTAA
- a CDS encoding phage tail protein, translated as MKQSLRTLKSYFETGDTPTESQFIDLLDSLAIPMIGEIKTVSFATVPSGWAKCDGQLLNTSDYKTLFKLIGTTYGGDGTTTFALPDLRGRSPIHEGQGSGLSNITLGQISGSETKVLTVTELPNHTHSGTIKVSNVNADDDAGGTSSSIGKTEIFVESAPNIDLASGSVTLDNTGGQQPFNIRNPFLGLNYIIALEGINPLAS; from the coding sequence ATGAAACAATCACTAAGAACATTAAAATCCTATTTTGAAACAGGAGACACACCAACAGAATCCCAATTTATAGATTTATTAGACAGTTTGGCCATACCTATGATTGGCGAAATCAAAACTGTAAGTTTTGCCACAGTTCCAAGCGGTTGGGCAAAGTGCGACGGACAGTTGTTAAATACTTCCGATTACAAAACTTTATTCAAATTGATTGGTACAACCTACGGTGGAGACGGAACAACCACTTTTGCTTTGCCTGATTTAAGAGGACGGTCTCCTATTCATGAAGGACAAGGATCAGGACTTTCTAATATTACATTAGGTCAAATAAGTGGTTCTGAAACTAAAGTATTAACTGTTACAGAATTACCCAATCATACGCATTCTGGGACAATTAAAGTTTCTAATGTAAATGCTGATGATGATGCAGGAGGCACTAGTTCGTCCATAGGAAAAACAGAAATCTTCGTAGAAAGTGCTCCTAATATAGACTTAGCATCAGGAAGTGTAACTCTTGATAACACAGGAGGACAACAACCGTTTAATATTAGAAATCCATTTTTGGGGCTTAACTATATTATTGCTTTAGAAGGAATTAATCCTTTAGCAAGTTAA
- a CDS encoding TIGR02594 family protein: protein MSLIQKALSQYGVREVDGKIDNPKIVAYFEIVGFDGNKLHDETAWCSAFVNWVSKTENYSYSGKLNARSWLNVGESTAVPTQGDVVVLWRESPSSWKGHVGFFVKETKRYVYILGGNQNNRVSIKAYPKNRVLEYRKLAKHGEN from the coding sequence ATGAGCTTAATTCAAAAAGCATTATCACAATATGGTGTAAGAGAAGTTGATGGTAAAATAGATAATCCCAAAATCGTTGCATACTTTGAAATAGTAGGATTCGATGGCAACAAATTACACGACGAAACTGCTTGGTGTAGCGCATTTGTAAACTGGGTTTCTAAAACCGAAAATTACTCTTACAGTGGAAAATTAAACGCCCGAAGTTGGCTAAATGTTGGCGAATCAACCGCAGTACCAACACAAGGAGATGTTGTCGTATTATGGCGCGAATCTCCAAGTAGTTGGAAAGGACACGTCGGTTTTTTTGTAAAAGAAACTAAACGGTACGTCTACATTTTGGGAGGAAATCAAAATAATAGAGTTTCTATAAAAGCCTATCCAAAAAATAGGGTTTTAGAGTATCGAAAATTAGCTAAGCATGGAGAAAATTAA
- a CDS encoding phage holin family protein, with protein sequence MEKIKPYLFWVFALIAPIASIMLTIGFLIIVDFITGAYASYKKKIPITSKRIGNTVSKFFIYNLVVLSAFLLEKYIVKEIPFQRIITGFIAIAEIKSILENFNKIYGINPFKALVNLIKKKSFEGLEETINILVNDKEKHLKTQKNELEKNENSEKSIDYK encoded by the coding sequence ATGGAGAAAATTAAACCATATCTATTTTGGGTATTCGCATTAATTGCGCCAATAGCTTCCATAATGTTAACCATTGGTTTCCTAATTATTGTAGATTTTATTACAGGAGCGTATGCTTCATATAAGAAAAAGATACCAATAACAAGTAAACGCATTGGAAATACAGTCTCTAAATTTTTCATCTATAATTTGGTGGTTTTGTCTGCCTTTTTATTAGAAAAATATATTGTAAAGGAAATTCCTTTTCAACGCATTATTACAGGATTTATAGCGATTGCTGAAATTAAATCCATCTTAGAAAATTTCAACAAAATCTATGGAATAAATCCTTTTAAAGCATTAGTCAATTTAATCAAAAAAAAGTCTTTTGAAGGATTAGAAGAAACCATAAATATTCTTGTAAATGATAAAGAGAAACATCTAAAAACTCAAAAAAATGAACTAGAAAAAAATGAAAATTCAGAAAAAAGTATTGATTATAAGTAA
- a CDS encoding heme biosynthesis HemY N-terminal domain-containing protein: protein MKKVNLERYFKLFTNEEAEHFFDTSLKEQQIKFVKREIPDSKFSEYFFNEKDIILVEIINEKLKEKEFEETEKLTSKKHNRPYRIELILTLVLIALIIAFVVLV from the coding sequence ATGAAGAAAGTAAACTTAGAGCGTTATTTTAAATTATTTACGAATGAAGAAGCAGAACACTTCTTTGATACTTCGTTGAAAGAACAGCAAATAAAATTTGTGAAAAGAGAAATTCCAGATTCGAAGTTTTCTGAATATTTTTTTAATGAGAAAGATATTATTTTGGTAGAAATCATTAATGAAAAATTGAAAGAGAAAGAATTTGAGGAAACAGAAAAATTGACTTCCAAAAAGCATAACAGGCCTTATAGAATTGAACTTATATTAACGCTTGTATTGATTGCATTGATTATCGCGTTTGTAGTGTTGGTATAA
- the rnpA gene encoding ribonuclease P protein component: MKLGFPKEEKLKSKKCIEQLFSEGNSVSKFPLRLVFTATNLPTDVPIQAGFSVTKRNFKKAVTRNRIKRLMREAYRLNKNDVFNKISTTYAFMFLYIGKQEPTFEEIEKSMIRLLQKFVEKTEATITPEK; the protein is encoded by the coding sequence ATGAAATTAGGTTTTCCAAAAGAAGAAAAATTAAAGAGTAAAAAGTGCATTGAGCAGCTTTTCAGCGAAGGAAATTCTGTTTCAAAGTTTCCGCTACGACTTGTGTTTACAGCAACCAATTTACCAACTGATGTTCCTATTCAGGCAGGTTTTTCGGTAACGAAACGTAATTTTAAAAAAGCTGTCACGCGAAATAGAATCAAAAGATTAATGCGGGAAGCGTATCGATTGAACAAAAATGATGTTTTTAACAAAATATCAACAACCTATGCTTTTATGTTTTTGTATATTGGAAAACAAGAACCGACTTTTGAAGAAATTGAAAAGTCAATGATTCGATTGTTGCAAAAATTTGTTGAAAAAACGGAAGCAACAATCACACCCGAAAAATAA